A window from Polyangium spumosum encodes these proteins:
- a CDS encoding cation:proton antiporter, which yields MGEIPLLDEIAVIAALGVLVTVILSRLRLPTVAGLLFSGALVGPFGFELVHSIHSIEILAEVGVVLLLFTIGLEFSLARLKSIFRQVALGGLLQVGLTTAVVAGVATALGEPPGRSVFYGFVFALSSTAIVLRALAERRELDAPHGRFIVGTLIFQDLCVVPMVLIVPMLGTAAQGGDMAQSIGVALGKAAALVVATILVARLVVPRALRWVAAARSREVFLLAVLALCVGTAWLTAQAGLSLALGAFLGGMVVADTEYGHRAMGDMLPLRDAFVSVFFVSLGMLFDFRVVMQQPLLVLLLLVGFLGAKGFLATLAAFAMRFPARVAWLAGVGLAQFGEFGFVLARLGESAGVVDAAATKPLLAAGIASMFLTPVFVRVAPHLTAGQRLLLPLERLIGVRSIDEADGGDEHALAGHVVIVGYGVAGRLVARALTACGAKYVVLELNAETVRVARAAGEPVYYGDATSEEALGHAHLEKARALLLLMNDPQAAQRVVDTAKRVAPTVPILMRARYILEKEPLLAMGATDVVAEEVEGGVEILARLLRWLDVPRNVIEERIDEVRASTQTTERNVTIPRRALGDHGDLAELKIESALVTEASAAVGRSAAALGVRHETGALIVAMRRDGKLLEQTDPNEPFLAGDVVYLAGSVGSVKKAVDLLTRPLAGPAQAAGDELGLSA from the coding sequence CCTCCTCGACGAAATCGCCGTCATCGCCGCCCTCGGGGTGCTCGTCACGGTCATCCTCTCGCGCCTGCGCTTGCCGACCGTGGCGGGGCTGCTCTTCTCGGGGGCCCTCGTCGGGCCCTTCGGGTTCGAGCTGGTCCACTCGATCCACTCGATCGAGATCCTCGCCGAGGTGGGCGTCGTCCTCCTGCTCTTCACGATCGGCCTCGAGTTCTCGCTCGCGCGGCTGAAGAGCATCTTCCGGCAGGTCGCGCTCGGCGGTCTCCTCCAGGTCGGGCTCACCACGGCCGTCGTGGCCGGCGTCGCCACCGCGCTCGGAGAGCCTCCGGGGCGGAGCGTCTTTTACGGCTTCGTCTTCGCCCTCTCCAGCACGGCGATCGTGCTGCGCGCCCTCGCCGAGCGGCGCGAGCTCGACGCGCCGCACGGGCGGTTCATCGTCGGCACGTTGATCTTCCAGGATCTCTGCGTCGTCCCGATGGTCCTCATCGTGCCCATGCTCGGGACGGCCGCGCAGGGCGGCGACATGGCGCAGTCGATCGGCGTGGCGCTCGGCAAGGCCGCGGCGCTCGTGGTCGCGACGATCCTCGTCGCGCGCCTCGTCGTCCCGCGCGCGCTCCGGTGGGTCGCCGCGGCGCGCAGCCGCGAGGTCTTCCTGCTGGCCGTCCTCGCCCTCTGCGTGGGCACGGCGTGGCTCACGGCGCAGGCGGGGCTCTCGCTCGCGCTCGGCGCCTTCCTCGGCGGCATGGTCGTCGCCGACACGGAGTACGGGCATCGGGCCATGGGGGACATGTTGCCGCTCCGGGACGCCTTCGTGAGCGTCTTCTTCGTCTCGCTCGGCATGCTCTTCGACTTCCGCGTCGTGATGCAGCAGCCGCTGCTCGTGTTGCTCTTGCTCGTGGGGTTCCTCGGCGCGAAGGGCTTCCTCGCGACGCTCGCGGCCTTCGCGATGCGGTTCCCGGCGCGCGTCGCGTGGCTCGCGGGCGTGGGGCTCGCGCAGTTCGGCGAGTTCGGGTTCGTGCTCGCGCGGCTCGGCGAGAGCGCGGGCGTGGTCGACGCGGCGGCGACGAAGCCGCTGCTCGCGGCCGGGATCGCGAGCATGTTCCTCACGCCCGTCTTCGTGCGCGTGGCGCCGCACCTGACCGCAGGCCAGCGCCTGCTCTTGCCGCTCGAGCGGCTCATCGGGGTGCGCAGCATCGACGAGGCGGACGGCGGCGACGAGCACGCCCTCGCGGGGCACGTGGTCATCGTGGGTTACGGCGTCGCGGGCAGGCTCGTGGCGCGCGCGCTCACGGCGTGCGGGGCGAAGTACGTGGTGCTCGAGCTGAACGCGGAGACGGTGCGGGTCGCGCGCGCGGCGGGCGAGCCGGTGTACTACGGCGACGCGACCAGCGAGGAGGCGCTCGGCCACGCGCACCTCGAGAAGGCCCGCGCGCTCCTGCTCTTGATGAACGACCCGCAGGCCGCGCAGCGCGTGGTGGACACGGCCAAGCGCGTCGCGCCCACGGTGCCGATCCTGATGCGCGCGCGGTACATCCTCGAGAAGGAGCCGCTACTCGCGATGGGCGCCACCGACGTGGTCGCCGAGGAGGTCGAGGGCGGCGTGGAGATCCTCGCGCGGCTCCTGCGCTGGCTCGACGTGCCCCGCAACGTCATCGAGGAGCGGATCGACGAGGTGCGCGCCTCGACGCAGACGACCGAGCGGAACGTGACGATCCCGCGGCGGGCGCTGGGTGATCACGGCGATCTCGCCGAGCTGAAGATCGAGAGCGCCCTCGTGACCGAGGCGAGCGCGGCCGTCGGGCGATCCGCGGCGGCGCTCGGGGTGCGACACGAGACGGGGGCGCTCATCGTCGCGATGCGGCGCGACGGGAAGCTGCTCGAGCAGACGGACCCGAACGAGCCGTTCCTGGCCGGCGACGTCGTGTACCTCGCCGGGTCGGTCGGTTCGGTGAAAAAGGCGGTCGATCTGCTGACGCGCCCGCTCGCCGGCCCGGCGCAGGCGGCCGGCGACGAATTGGGTCTGTCGGCATGA